Sequence from the Pirellulales bacterium genome:
TGACCGCCGGCTTGTTCCATCGCCCAGCGTGTGGCAATGGCCTGCAAGGAGGCGTGGTATTCGATTGGCTCGACGACCGGTTTTACTCGCACACGCGGTTCACCCAGATGCGTGGCGAAATCAGCTACATTACTCCGTACGGAAATGAGTTCGGCTTCTGGGGCGCGTTTGCGACTGGCACCAATCAAACGGTACAGATCAGCAGCACGACGGCGCTCACGTTTGGATCTGTAAACATGTACAACTTCTTCTATCGCAAGAATTTCACCAACGGCGACCAGGGACGCATTTGGGGCGGTTTCACCGGCGATGCGGGTGGCATCTTCGGTGCCGACTATCGCGTCCACATGTCCAACCAGTGGGACTTGATGGGCGGCTTCAACTACTTGATCCCCGGCAATGGCAAGAGCGATGGCGGCTCGACTCAAGAGTCGTGGGGCCTGGCGATGAACGTCGTCTGGTATCCGACCCGCCGCGCCTGCGGCATCCACAACGGACCGTTCCGCTCACTGTTCGGCGTCGCCGACAACAACACCTTCATGGTGCGCGAGAGATAGTCGGTGCTTGATAAGTCGTCGCGAGCCGCGCCCGCGACGATTCGCGATGCAGGGTAAACCGCCCTACAACAATCAAGACGTTATCTCGAAGCGCGACGCGTCGCCATGCTTTCCTAGGTCCGACAGGATGGCCGCAGGGGGCCATTTTTACGCTCGCGTGAGCATGCCAAGCGCACATCGCCAAGCATAAAAGCATGCCCACGTCGGTGTACCTCCGTGGGCATGGCACCGGGCACGTCCTCGCCGTCACCGTCCTCCGGGGCAGGGCAAACTCAAGGGCCTGTTTGTCGTCGGCGGACAAGAAACGCAACCGCGCCGACAAGGGCCAACACGGCCGTCGACGGTTCCGGAACGGGTGTTGCCATAAACCCGTGACTAGTACTTTGCACTAACGGCGGGCTACCCGTGACGGATATGTAATAGCCTACGACGGTGTTCCCGGATATCCCGAGCACTGCGGAACCACCATTCCCCAACGGATCATCCAGTGTCGTATACGACACGCCGTTGTACAAAAACCCGTGTATGTGTCCCCCAGCATCGAAATATGTGCCGACAATGTCGTTTCCGGAGATGCCAACCGCCAAAGTTCCGACTCCCAATGGATCATTGAGCGTCGAAAACGTCGAGCCGTTGTACAGAAACGAGTGCCCGTTATTGGCAGCGTCGTAGTAGGAGCCAACGATATTGTTGCCCGAAATTCCATACAGTTGGGTACCCTTCACGCCCAGCGGATCGTCCAGCGTCACGTAGGACGATCCGTTGTACAGAAAGCCGTGGAGGCTGTTTGCGGCGTCCCCGTAGCTGCCCACAATATTGCTCCCAGAAATCCCATAGGCGGTGGTCCCGTTGGCTCCCAACGGATCGGCCAGGGTCGTGTACGACGAACCGTCGTAGAGGAAACCTTGGCTGATATTGGCTGAGTCCGTGTACGCGCCGACGATATTACTTCCCGAGATTCCGAGGGCAAGGGTCCGAGTGGTGGTCAGAGGATCGTCGATGCTCGTAAAGGATGCGCCATTGTAGAGAAACCCGCCGCCAGTGCCTCCGGAGTTTTGGTAATAACCGACTATATTGCCGCCAGAAATCCCCACTGCGGTTGTCTGGTTGGCTTGCGGATAGTCAATCGTTGTGTAGGTCTGAGAAGTTGCCGTCGTCGCCGACCCGGTCGCGATGCCGAGAATCAGCAGATAGCTACCGACCTTTGTTCCCCAACCGTGCGAGTCATTCGCCAGCCGAGTTCCGTGCGCAGTCCCATTAAGTC
This genomic interval carries:
- a CDS encoding PEP-CTERM sorting domain-containing protein; protein product: MFQRLNGTAHGTRLANDSHGWGTKVGSYLLILGIATGSATTATSQTYTTIDYPQANQTTAVGISGGNIVGYYQNSGGTGGGFLYNGASFTSIDDPLTTTRTLALGISGSNIVGAYTDSANISQGFLYDGSSYTTLADPLGANGTTAYGISGSNIVGSYGDAANSLHGFLYNGSSYVTLDDPLGVKGTQLYGISGNNIVGSYYDAANNGHSFLYNGSTFSTLNDPLGVGTLAVGISGNDIVGTYFDAGGHIHGFLYNGVSYTTLDDPLGNGGSAVLGISGNTVVGYYISVTGSPPLVQSTSHGFMATPVPEPSTAVLALVGAVAFLVRRRQTGP